Sequence from the Candidatus Rokuibacteriota bacterium genome:
CCGGCATCGAGGAGGCGGCGGCGCTCCTGGAAGGGCTGCCGGTGGACGCGTGGGCCATGGACGAGGGGACGATCTTCGGTCCCCACGAGCCGGTGCTGGTCATCGAGGGCACCTACGTCGAGTGGGCGGAGTACGAGACGGCGCTGCTGGGCCTGCTCTGCCAGGCCTCGGGCATTGCGACCAAGGCCGCCCGCTGCAAGCGCGCTGCGGGCGACCGCGCGGTCATCTCGTTCGGGGCGCGGCGGATGCACCCCGCGCTCGCGCCGATGATCGAGCGCAACGCTTTCGTCGGCGGCTGCGACGGCGTCGCCGTCACCAAGGCCGCCGAGCTGATCGACGCCGACCCCACCGGCACCATCCCGCACGCCCTCGTGCTGATGTTTGGTGACACGGTCGCGGCCTTGAAGGCCTTCCACGAGGTCATCGATCCGAAGGTCAGGCGGGTCGCCCTCATCGACACCCTCCAGGACGAGAAGTTCGAGGCGATTCGCGTCGCCGAGGCGCTCGGCAAGGACCTGTACGCCGTGCGGCTCGACACGCCCTCGTCCCGCCGCGGCGACTTCTTCCGCATCCTCGAGGAGGTCCGCTGGGAGCTCGACATCCGAGGCTTCGAGCACGTGAAGATTTTCGCCTCGGGCGGCATCGACGAGTACGAGATCCTCAAGCTCAACCCCCTCGTAGACGGATACGGCGTCGGCACCTCCATCGCGAACGCTCCCGTCCTCTCCTTCGCGCTCGACATCATGGAGATCGAGGGCCGGCCCATGGCCAAGCGCGGCAAGCGCTCCGGGGCCAAGCAGGTCTGGCGCCTGCCCGGCATGGTGACGAACGTGGTGCTGTCCGCCGCAAAGCCGGCGCCGGTGGACGCCGAGGGCCGACCGGCGGAGGCGCTGCTCAAACCGCTGATCGCGAGGGGGACGATCGTGCGCGACCTCCCGCCGCCGCGGACGCTGCGCGAGCACGTGCTCGAGCAGATGGCGCGCATCGATCTCGCCCCGGCGCGCGAGCACGGGCTGCGCGGCGACTATTAGGTCATGGGATGGGCGCGCTCGACGAGATTCTCGCGCACAAGCGGGAGGAGCTCCGGCGGCTTCGCGGGGCAAAGCCGCAGGCGGGGCTAGAGGCGCTCTGCCGCGGGCTCGGCCCCGCGCGAGAGTTCGAGGCCGCGCTCAGGCCGCCTTCCATGGGCGGCGTCCGGCTCATCGCCGAGGTGAAGAAGGCCTCTCCCTCCAGGGGCACGCTGAACGCCGCCCTCGATCCCGTGGCCCAGGCGCGGGTCTACGCGCGCGCGGGCGCGGCGGCGATCTCCGTCCTCACCGACGAGAAGTACTTCCGCGGCGCTCTCGGTGACCTCGTCGCCGTGCGCGCGACCGTGGACCTTCCCCTTCTCCGCAAGGAGTTCATCCTCGACGAGTACCAGCTCTGGGAATCGCGCGCCGCGGGCGCCGATGCGGTGCTGCTGATCGTCGCGGCTCTTGACGACGCGCGCCTCCGCGACCTCCACCACGCCGCCAAGGGCATCGGCCTGGCCACCCTCGTCGAGGCGCACACGGCCGCGGAGCTCGACAGGGCCGTGGCGCTCGGCGCGCCCGTCATCGGCGTCAACAACCGCGACCTCCAGACGCTCGAGACGAACCTCGAGGCCTCGCTCGCGCTGCTGCCGCGGATCCCGCCCGCGCATACGGCGGTGAGCGAGAGCGGCATCTTCACGCGGGACGACGTCGAGCGGCTCGTCCGGGCGGGGGCGCACGCCGTCCTCGTCGGCGAAGGTCTCGTGCGGGCCGCGGACGTGGCGGCCAAGGTGCGGGAGCTCACGCTCCAGGACGGTGGCCGTGGCAGTTCGAGCCAAAGGGCGAAGCCATGAGGCGAGAGCTGAGTGGATCCCCGGTGAGGGGAGTGCTGAGTTGATCAGGGTCAAAATCTGCGGGATCACCAATATCGAGGACGCGCGCTGTGCTGTCGACGCCGGCGCGGACGCTCTCGGCTTCATCTTCGTGGAGAAGACGCCGCGGTACGTGGAGCCTGCGGCAGCCGCATCGATCATCGCCCAGCTGCCGCCATTCGTCACGACGGTCGGCATCTTCTGGGATCACGCCCCTGGCCATGTCAAGGCGGTGGCCGCGGAGGCGGGACTGGGAGCGCTGCAATTCCATGGCGAGGAGAAACCCGAGGACCTCGCCGGCTACGACCTGCCGGTGATCAAGACCATCAAGCTGCCGGCGGTGTCGACGATCGAGGGCCTGCCGGAGTACCGGGCCACCGAGGGGTTCCAGGTGCTGTCCTACAGCAAGGTCGCCGCCGCGGTGCTGCTCGACACGGCGGTCCGATGGAGCGAGGGCGAGGCCCGCGAGCCCCTGGAGTGGCGCCATGCCGCCCGCATCGTTCTCACCTACCGCGACCGGCCGAGACCGAGAGTCATTCTCTCGGGCGGGCTCACGCCGGAGAACGTGGTCCGGGCCATCGGCATCGTGAAGCCCTATGCTGTAGACGTGAACTCGGGGGTGGAGGCGAGTCCCGGCACCAAGGACCCCGACAAGGTGCGACGCTTCGTCGCTGCGGCTCGATCGGCATGACCTCCCGCCTTCCCGACCCCGGATCGCTCCCCGACGCCGCCGGACACTTCGGTCGCTTCGGCGGGCGCTTCGTCCCCGAGACGCTGATGGCGCCGCTTGTCGAGCTCGAGAAGGCCTACCGGGCGGCGATGCGGGACAAGCGCTTCACCGGCCGCCTGAGAGGGCTCCTGACGAGCTACGCCGGCCGCCCGACCCCTCTGTACTTCGCCGAGCGGCTCACTGAGCACTGCGGCGGGGCCAAAATCTTTCTCAAGCGAGAAGACCTCTGCCACACGGGCGCGCACAAGATCAACAACGTGCTGGGCCAGGCGCTCCTGGCCGAGCGCATGGGCAAGCGGCGGATCATCGCGGAGACA
This genomic interval carries:
- a CDS encoding nicotinate phosphoribosyltransferase, whose product is MANQPKRAFHIASEPEIKAGQVSDVYFQRTIQILKAKGLTKRVKAEIRLKSFPQADWNFGILAGIEEAAALLEGLPVDAWAMDEGTIFGPHEPVLVIEGTYVEWAEYETALLGLLCQASGIATKAARCKRAAGDRAVISFGARRMHPALAPMIERNAFVGGCDGVAVTKAAELIDADPTGTIPHALVLMFGDTVAALKAFHEVIDPKVRRVALIDTLQDEKFEAIRVAEALGKDLYAVRLDTPSSRRGDFFRILEEVRWELDIRGFEHVKIFASGGIDEYEILKLNPLVDGYGVGTSIANAPVLSFALDIMEIEGRPMAKRGKRSGAKQVWRLPGMVTNVVLSAAKPAPVDAEGRPAEALLKPLIARGTIVRDLPPPRTLREHVLEQMARIDLAPAREHGLRGDY
- the trpC gene encoding indole-3-glycerol phosphate synthase TrpC is translated as MGALDEILAHKREELRRLRGAKPQAGLEALCRGLGPAREFEAALRPPSMGGVRLIAEVKKASPSRGTLNAALDPVAQARVYARAGAAAISVLTDEKYFRGALGDLVAVRATVDLPLLRKEFILDEYQLWESRAAGADAVLLIVAALDDARLRDLHHAAKGIGLATLVEAHTAAELDRAVALGAPVIGVNNRDLQTLETNLEASLALLPRIPPAHTAVSESGIFTRDDVERLVRAGAHAVLVGEGLVRAADVAAKVRELTLQDGGRGSSSQRAKP
- a CDS encoding phosphoribosylanthranilate isomerase, which codes for MIRVKICGITNIEDARCAVDAGADALGFIFVEKTPRYVEPAAAASIIAQLPPFVTTVGIFWDHAPGHVKAVAAEAGLGALQFHGEEKPEDLAGYDLPVIKTIKLPAVSTIEGLPEYRATEGFQVLSYSKVAAAVLLDTAVRWSEGEAREPLEWRHAARIVLTYRDRPRPRVILSGGLTPENVVRAIGIVKPYAVDVNSGVEASPGTKDPDKVRRFVAAARSA